A DNA window from Sphingopyxis macrogoltabida contains the following coding sequences:
- a CDS encoding IS110 family RNA-guided transposase, translating into MKHYAGLDLSMESTQVCIVDDNGRKVVSEKVESSPEAIAMMLERYGPIERAVIETGRMSPAICLGLRELGVPVVCIDARQAHQSLKAMKANKTDPHDAAGLAQLARTGFYKEVHVKSPAAHGVRSVITARSHLVEARVRLDNTIRGLCATFGYRPGAGQGKAFLERIMQAAHTPGLGDAIASLLSVRAELVEQIKEMDRRLRVIASQSQACEILMTIPGVGVQTSAAFAAAVDEAGRFRQSRNAGAYFGLVPRRHQSGELDWTGRITKQGDGTVRKLLYEAANSILTRSRETFALKTWAMKIAKRRGLKKARVALARRLAVIMHAMLRDGTLFQA; encoded by the coding sequence ATGAAGCACTATGCCGGATTGGACCTGTCGATGGAATCCACGCAGGTCTGCATCGTTGATGACAATGGTCGGAAGGTCGTGTCGGAGAAAGTGGAGAGCTCTCCGGAGGCGATCGCCATGATGCTGGAGCGATACGGTCCAATCGAGCGGGCGGTGATCGAAACGGGCCGCATGTCGCCGGCGATTTGCCTCGGTCTGCGTGAACTGGGTGTCCCGGTGGTGTGCATCGATGCCCGCCAGGCGCACCAGAGCCTCAAAGCAATGAAGGCGAACAAGACCGACCCTCACGATGCCGCCGGCCTCGCACAGTTGGCGCGCACCGGCTTCTACAAGGAGGTGCATGTCAAATCTCCGGCAGCGCATGGCGTTCGCAGCGTGATCACCGCACGGAGCCATCTGGTGGAAGCGCGTGTCCGGCTCGACAACACGATCCGCGGTCTCTGCGCCACGTTCGGATATCGGCCCGGCGCAGGTCAAGGGAAGGCCTTCCTCGAACGGATCATGCAGGCCGCCCACACCCCGGGCCTTGGCGACGCCATCGCATCCTTGCTGTCCGTGCGCGCAGAACTGGTCGAGCAAATCAAGGAAATGGACCGCCGCCTGCGTGTCATCGCAAGCCAGTCACAGGCTTGCGAGATCCTGATGACCATTCCGGGCGTCGGCGTGCAGACATCTGCTGCCTTCGCCGCTGCAGTCGATGAAGCCGGACGCTTCCGACAATCACGCAATGCCGGGGCCTACTTTGGCCTTGTGCCCCGACGCCATCAGTCGGGCGAGCTCGATTGGACTGGCAGGATCACCAAACAGGGCGATGGGACCGTGCGCAAGCTGCTGTACGAAGCTGCCAACTCGATCCTTACCCGGAGCCGTGAGACCTTCGCCCTGAAAACATGGGCCATGAAGATCGCCAAGCGTCGCGGCTTGAAGAAAGCCCGTGTCGCACTCGCCCGTCGGCTCGCGGTCATCATGCATGCCATGCTGCGTGACGGCACTTTGTTCCAAGCTTGA
- a CDS encoding TetR/AcrR family transcriptional regulator translates to MAERRQRILYEVRKLVNEEGLEGFSMREISKRANVAPKTLYNAFGDRDRLIGCAIREVYDAVRQNVQFRTSDRTLEGLLDRAIVLNRGNLKARNYAQAVATIYFSPSTNPYLRSLLQEMAVGNTREWLEDVRAKGGLHDWVNIDHLTRHMANMEYGLILEWATSSVKDSDYLFHFVEIILFSALAATRGEVRETANSILTKMVATGELPKFENPIIRPIDVPK, encoded by the coding sequence ATGGCTGAACGGCGTCAGCGGATCCTTTATGAAGTTCGGAAGCTCGTCAATGAGGAGGGGTTGGAAGGCTTCAGCATGCGCGAGATCAGCAAGAGGGCGAACGTCGCGCCCAAGACTCTCTATAATGCCTTTGGAGATCGTGATCGCTTGATCGGTTGCGCCATTCGAGAGGTGTACGATGCGGTTCGACAGAATGTCCAATTCAGGACTTCAGACAGAACGCTTGAGGGTTTGTTGGATCGCGCCATAGTGCTTAATCGAGGAAATCTGAAGGCGCGAAATTACGCACAGGCAGTGGCCACAATCTACTTCTCGCCTAGTACAAATCCATACTTGCGCTCGTTGCTACAGGAAATGGCGGTTGGCAATACGCGAGAGTGGTTGGAAGATGTTCGTGCCAAGGGTGGGCTTCACGATTGGGTGAATATCGATCATCTGACCCGCCACATGGCAAACATGGAATATGGCCTAATACTTGAATGGGCGACGAGCAGCGTGAAAGATTCGGATTACCTTTTTCACTTCGTCGAGATTATTCTCTTCAGTGCGTTGGCGGCAACGCGAGGAGAAGTCAGAGAAACAGCAAATTCCATTCTTACAAAAATGGTAGCTACAGGCGAGCTACCTAAGTTCGAGAACCCAATTATTCGCCCGATTGACGTGCCAAAGTAG
- a CDS encoding thiolase family protein encodes MSQVYVIGAGIHPFGRHDGKSGLDLGVDATKLALNDCGLEWSNVEAAFGGSSASGNADALMPRMGLTGIQFINVANGCATGGSAVLSAYWAIKAGEFDTALAVGFDKHPRGSFNPDPEKYGLPQWYGDTGLMLTTQFFALKIQRYMHDHGISARTLARVASKAFENGSRTPHAWRRAAMDQGAILASRMISDPLTQYMFCSPSEGGVALILASEKKARELGRTQVRLRSAAVKTRPENSFEVFSPSLSVERGETPTMLAARAAFDKAGLGPKDIDVAQLQDTESGAEIMHMAENGFCRDGDQEQWLADGLTALGGQLPINTDGGCIACGEPIGASGLRQVYENVLQLRGKAENRQVENARLAYSQVYGAPGLAAVAILEKI; translated from the coding sequence ATGAGCCAAGTTTATGTCATCGGCGCTGGAATTCATCCGTTCGGTCGACACGACGGCAAATCTGGTCTCGATCTAGGTGTCGATGCCACAAAGTTAGCGTTGAACGACTGCGGACTGGAGTGGTCGAATGTCGAAGCAGCATTCGGGGGATCGTCAGCCTCGGGGAATGCCGATGCCTTGATGCCGCGAATGGGTCTCACGGGAATTCAGTTCATAAATGTAGCGAATGGCTGCGCAACCGGTGGTTCTGCCGTGCTGTCTGCGTACTGGGCGATCAAGGCCGGTGAGTTTGACACGGCTTTGGCGGTAGGGTTTGATAAGCATCCTCGCGGCTCCTTCAATCCCGATCCAGAGAAATATGGGCTCCCACAATGGTACGGCGATACCGGCCTTATGTTGACGACCCAGTTCTTCGCCCTGAAGATTCAGCGCTATATGCACGATCATGGTATTTCGGCTCGGACGCTCGCCCGGGTCGCGTCCAAGGCATTCGAGAACGGTTCGCGCACTCCCCACGCCTGGCGGCGCGCGGCGATGGACCAGGGCGCAATCCTGGCTTCCCGCATGATAAGCGATCCTCTAACACAATATATGTTCTGCAGCCCCTCGGAGGGCGGCGTGGCGCTGATCCTTGCTTCCGAGAAAAAGGCTCGCGAATTGGGACGGACGCAGGTCAGGTTGAGGTCGGCAGCGGTGAAAACAAGGCCAGAAAACAGCTTTGAAGTGTTTTCTCCTTCTCTTTCTGTCGAGAGGGGCGAAACGCCGACAATGCTTGCAGCTCGCGCCGCCTTTGATAAGGCGGGTCTCGGTCCGAAAGACATTGATGTTGCCCAGTTACAGGATACCGAAAGCGGCGCTGAAATCATGCATATGGCGGAAAACGGCTTCTGCCGTGATGGCGATCAGGAACAATGGCTTGCCGACGGACTAACCGCTCTTGGCGGGCAACTGCCAATCAATACGGACGGTGGATGTATTGCCTGTGGGGAACCGATTGGCGCCTCCGGCTTGCGTCAGGTTTATGAAAATGTTCTGCAGTTACGCGGGAAGGCCGAAAACAGGCAGGTCGAAAACGCCAGACTTGCTTATTCGCAAGTATATGGGGCTCCAGGACTTGCTGCAGTTGCGATCCTAGAAAAGATTTAA
- a CDS encoding IS3-like element ISSpma1 family transposase (programmed frameshift) — translation MPSKKHKPEEIIGKLREVEIVLAQGASTAEACRRIAVSEQTYYRWRKEYGGLKTDQARRMKDLEKENQRLRRAISDLTLDKLILQEAAPGKLLSPARRRRCIDQVRRDLPVRVSERRICRVLGQHRSTQRKMPRGADDEQALTEDIIALAKQYGRYGYRRVTALLCHAGWTVNHKRVERIWRREGLKVPQRQPKRGRLWLNDGSCIRLRPEYPGHVWAYDFVEGRTHDGRKFRILTIIDEASRECLALIVARQLKHEDVLAALADLFISRGPPAHIRSDNGSEFIATAVQKWLGQIGVKTLYIAPGSPWENGYNESFNGSLRDELLNGEIFYSLAEARVLIEAWRRHYNTVRPHSSLGYRPPAPETATPPYPASGSASLHLRPDMAAMSLMH, via the exons ATGCCGAGCAAGAAGCACAAGCCGGAAGAGATCATCGGCAAGCTGCGTGAAGTTGAGATTGTGCTGGCGCAGGGAGCGAGCACGGCTGAAGCCTGTCGCCGGATCGCGGTCAGCGAGCAGACCTATTATCGGTGGCGCAAGGAGTATGGCGGCCTGAAGACCGACCAGGCGCGGCGGATGAAGGATCTGGAGAAGGAGAACCAGCGGCTGCGCCGGGCGATCTCGGACCTGACCTTGGACAAGCTGATCTTGCAGGAGGCTGCAC CGGGGAAACTTCTGAGCCCCGCGCGGCGGCGGCGCTGCATCGATCAGGTACGACGGGATCTGCCAGTCCGGGTATCCGAGCGACGGATATGCCGGGTGCTGGGTCAGCATCGATCGACGCAGCGCAAGATGCCGCGCGGGGCGGATGACGAACAGGCACTGACCGAGGACATCATTGCATTGGCGAAGCAATATGGTCGTTACGGCTACCGCCGGGTCACGGCGTTGCTGTGCCATGCGGGATGGACGGTGAACCATAAACGTGTCGAGCGGATATGGCGGCGTGAAGGACTGAAAGTCCCGCAGCGCCAGCCAAAGCGCGGGCGTCTATGGCTCAATGACGGATCGTGCATCCGGCTACGCCCCGAATATCCGGGGCATGTCTGGGCCTACGATTTCGTCGAGGGGCGGACGCATGACGGTCGCAAGTTCCGCATCCTCACGATCATCGACGAGGCCAGCAGGGAATGCCTGGCGCTCATCGTTGCACGGCAACTCAAGCATGAGGATGTTCTGGCGGCCCTGGCCGACCTGTTCATCTCGCGTGGGCCGCCAGCGCATATACGATCCGATAATGGTAGCGAGTTTATCGCGACCGCCGTCCAGAAATGGCTGGGGCAGATCGGCGTAAAGACCCTCTATATCGCGCCGGGATCACCATGGGAAAATGGCTATAACGAAAGCTTCAACGGGTCGCTTCGCGACGAACTGCTCAATGGCGAGATCTTCTACAGCCTCGCCGAGGCCAGGGTGCTGATCGAGGCATGGCGGCGGCATTACAACACCGTCCGCCCGCATAGCAGCTTGGGCTACCGGCCACCGGCACCGGAAACGGCGACACCGCCATATCCGGCCTCCGGTTCCGCTTCGCTCCACCTCCGTCCGGATATGGCGGCGATGAGCTTAATGCACTAA